One genomic window of Brachionichthys hirsutus isolate HB-005 chromosome 22, CSIRO-AGI_Bhir_v1, whole genome shotgun sequence includes the following:
- the LOC137911154 gene encoding inhibitor of nuclear factor kappa-B kinase-interacting protein-like encodes MYSYPCESVQPMLESLVGQRRTLQPQLDGSELDLTQLKEWVSGLTEKRAQLQTSLNALRDAVGQIQDRTSAIAKDFANKVALVKTDVRRMGGLQSELESLLTQLGELEEKTTQVEQSMIKRIGDVLASSIDRLSNVRAASERNTQAIEQLRRRIPDLAAADDRIAERLRELEGGRARLIRTATFADDLKPRVSTIKRDFGAFEPQLSDLTLRIGRLAEDLAKREQEIAEIRQTLANLTAVEGDLSIASNQISELGDASDIGEMPT; translated from the exons ATGTATTCCTATCCC TGTGAGAGCGTGCAGCCGATGCTGGAGAGTCTTGTTGGACAGCGGAGGACGCTGCAGCCTCAGCTGGACGGGTCTGAACTGGACCTGACCCAGCTGAAGGAGTGGGTCTCCGGACTGACTGAGAAACGAGCCCAGCTTCAGACCAGCCTGAACGCGCTGAGAGACGCTGTGGGACAGATCCAAGACCGCACGTCAGCCATCGCAAAGGACTTCGCAAATAAG GTGGCCTTGGTGAAGACGGATGTGCGCAGGATGGGCGGCCTGCAGTCTGAGCTGGAGTCTCTCCTGACTCAGttgggagagctggaggagaagaccACTCAGGTGGAGCAAAGCATGATCAAACGCATCGGGGATGTTCTAGCGAGCAGCATCGACCGACTGTCAAACGTCCGCGCTGCGTCCGAACGCAACACCCAGGCCATTGAGCAGCTCCGCAGACGCATCCCTGATCTCGCGGCGGCTGACGACCGGATCGCTGAGCGTCTGAGGGAGCTGGAAGGCGGACGAGCTCGATTGATCCGGACGGCGACCTTCGCCGATGACCTTAAGCCGAGGGTCTCCACCATTAAGAGGGACTTCGGAGCGTTTGAGCCGCAGCTGTCCGACCTGACGCTGCGAATAGGAAGACTTGCGGAGGACCTCGCTAAGAGAGAGCAGGAGATCGCTGAGATTAGGCAGACATTGGCTAATCTCACTGCTGTAGAGGGAGATTTAAGTATTGCAAGTAATCAGATTAGTGAACTCGGAGACGCGTCTGATATTGGAGAGATGCCAACATGA